The stretch of DNA GCGAACCGGGCGGCACACCGCTGGGCACGCGGATTCGGCAGGTGGTGCTGCTGGAGCCTGACCTGCCAGTCGACCCTCTGCCCGAATTTCTGCTGTATTCGGCCAGCCGCGCCCAACTGGTGGGGCAGATCATCCGGCCTGCGCTGGCACGCGGGGAAGTGGTGGTTTGTGACCGCTACGCCGATTCCAGCCTGGCCTATCAGGGCGCGGGACGGGGGCTGGATGCGGGCTTGCTGGCTCAGATTACGCACGCAGCGACAGGCGGTCTGCAACCCGATCTGACGTTTTTGCTCGATCTAGACCCCGCAGTAGGCCTCGCCCGCGCGGCCACACGGGGCGAACCTGACCGCCTGGAACGCGCTGACCTCAGTTTTCATCAGAGGGTACGCGAAGGTTTCCTCGCATTGGCACACGGAGAACCCGCTCGATTTCGCGTGATGGACGGCACGAGGTCGCCGGATGAATTGGCGGAACAGATTTGGAGCACCGTGGCTGAAACACTGGGAACAGTGCAGATAGGAGCAGGGCAGGCCGAAGCTCCAGCCTGAACCGGTCTTACCGCCCTGTCGCCCCCCGCCCAGTCACGCCCGTTTCCACCTTCAGCCCGGGCACCTTCACTTCAAACAGCGTGGGCCAGCGCTTGCCTGTCAGCAGCAGCGTGCCCCGTTCTGGAATGAAGGCGATGCCGTTGGGCACGTCGTCGAAGGTCAGGGGTTTTCCGGCGCGGGCGGCAGTGGTACTGGCCTCACGGGTCAGGTTGGATACATCGATCCACGCGGTGACCTTCCCGGTGGCCGGGTCAATCTTGGCAATCCGGTCAGTCAGCCACACGTTGGCGTAGACGCTGCCCTGCACATATTCCAGCTCGTTCAGGTTCCGCACGGGCTGGCCCTGATCGGTCACCGTGACACTCCGCTTGACTGCAAAGGTTTTGGGATCGCGCCACACCAATGCCGCGCTGCCGCTACTCATGATCAGGTGCTTGCCGTCGTTGGTGAGGCCCCAGCCCTCGCCCGTGTATCGGTAACGGCCCATCTCGCGCAGGGTGGTGGCGTCAAAGGCAAAAGCCACGCCGCTTTGCCAGGTGATGTGGTAAGCCACGCTCCCCAGCACCGTCGAGCCCTCGCCAAACGCTTGAGCCAGCGGTGTCGCCACCATTCGCTGAACCCGGCCCGACTTCAGCTCGACCCGCCGCACGCCCGATTCACCGATTTGACCCGTACTTTCCAGCAACACGCCGCCACCCAAATACTGCAAGCCCTGTGTAAAGGCGGCCCGGTCATGCGGAAAGCGAGCGACCACACTAGGGGTCAGTAGCGGCGTGCGCACCGACGTAGACAGAGGAAGGGCAGGAGCCGGGGCAGCAACACTGGTCAGGCACAGCAAAGAAACAAGAAGGCGGAAGCGCACGCCCTTATCGTAGGGCGCGGCGGGCCTTCTCCGGGTCGGTTGTCCACTTTATGCGGACTTTAGATAGGGGTACGGAATGGGGGGTGAGGGAAGTGGCGCCTACTCAGAACGAACTTCGGCCACACCTGTATTCACGAACGCCGCCGAATCGTAGTAGGTGCGGAAGGCGCTAACTTTATCCCCATCAATTTCGATAATGCTGACGCCCCGGTAGGCCAGATCGGAGCCGCCCTTCAGTTGCCCGGTGGCTTCCCATTCCATCAGGCCCGTGTTGCTGGCCTCCAGATGGTGAGTAAATTCGCTGCGAATCTGCTCAAAGTTGGAGAGGTAAGCCGTCCAGAATTCGCGTGCGCCGTCCTGCCCCGTCCACGTGTGGGTCGTCAGATTCTTCAGGCTGGAACCCTTGGCGAAGAGAGCCACCAACGGCTCTACGTCGCCCGTTTGCTCAATCACTTGAAGCGCCTGCATAAATTGTTCGGTCAGGTTGCTGGGGGTTCGGTTGGCGTCAACTTGGGTCATGCCCTACCCGAACACGCCCGCGCAGGCCAAAGCGTGGGGCATCCCCCAGAATGGAGGAGCCATAAAGTCTCGCTCAAGTGACGCTCAACTTTGGCTGAATGCCGAGTGGGGATTGAAACTTGCTAGGTCAGGCCCGCTAAAGCCTGTTCAGCGGTGGCCCGCACTGCCTCGTGTGGATCAGCCAGTAGGGGAGGGAGAAGGTCAGATTCGCCCCACCTACCCAATGCCCACGCGGCGGCCT from Deinococcus sp. QL22 encodes:
- the tmk gene encoding dTMP kinase, translating into MNEPVSRGLFITFEGPEGAGKTTQIARLVERLTGAEVAHIVTREPGGTPLGTRIRQVVLLEPDLPVDPLPEFLLYSASRAQLVGQIIRPALARGEVVVCDRYADSSLAYQGAGRGLDAGLLAQITHAATGGLQPDLTFLLDLDPAVGLARAATRGEPDRLERADLSFHQRVREGFLALAHGEPARFRVMDGTRSPDELAEQIWSTVAETLGTVQIGAGQAEAPA
- a CDS encoding glutaminyl-peptide cyclotransferase; protein product: MRFRLLVSLLCLTSVAAPAPALPLSTSVRTPLLTPSVVARFPHDRAAFTQGLQYLGGGVLLESTGQIGESGVRRVELKSGRVQRMVATPLAQAFGEGSTVLGSVAYHITWQSGVAFAFDATTLREMGRYRYTGEGWGLTNDGKHLIMSSGSAALVWRDPKTFAVKRSVTVTDQGQPVRNLNELEYVQGSVYANVWLTDRIAKIDPATGKVTAWIDVSNLTREASTTAARAGKPLTFDDVPNGIAFIPERGTLLLTGKRWPTLFEVKVPGLKVETGVTGRGATGR
- a CDS encoding nuclear transport factor 2 family protein, whose product is MTQVDANRTPSNLTEQFMQALQVIEQTGDVEPLVALFAKGSSLKNLTTHTWTGQDGAREFWTAYLSNFEQIRSEFTHHLEASNTGLMEWEATGQLKGGSDLAYRGVSIIEIDGDKVSAFRTYYDSAAFVNTGVAEVRSE